The following are encoded in a window of Arthrobacter antioxidans genomic DNA:
- a CDS encoding ATP-dependent DNA helicase UvrD2: MVRRAAGRATVGGASLVSGQLLEDSILEGLDDEQRTVASTLSGPLCVLAGAGTGKTRAITHRIAYGVHTGVYKPQQVLAVTFTARAAAEMRTRLRDLGAGGVQARTFHAAALRQLQYFWPQAVGGPLPALVDHKAQLIAESARRLRLSTDRAAIRDVAAEIEWAKVSMLTPDAYTAAAAGRAEPAGMDLITVSRIFSAYEDLKIDRNLIDFEDVLLTTVAILEEDEKVAATVRAQYRQFVVDEYQDVSPLQQRLLDLWLGERRDLCVVGDASQTIYSFTGATSRHLLDFTKRYEGAQVVRLVRDYRSTPQVVRAANTLLAARGTEVDRRPGETTWSAPLELVAQRPAGPEPVYTECTDDDAEAAECARRIGVLLGEGVKASEIAILYRTNGQSEAYEQALASAGIGYQLRGGERFFQRREVRDGLLQLRAAARTQGDDDVPQQVRDVLASLGYTSVAPQNSGAVREKWESLAALVGLADELSRVRGEAFTLQTFVAELEERAAAQHAPTVQGVTLASLHSAKGLEWDAVFLVGLSEGLMPISFADTQEGVDEERRLLYVGITRARIHLSMSWSTSRSPGGRATRKPSRFLDALRPATAGQASFRQPRAKAGRKSSAPAVCRVCKRPLLTGAERKIGRCSDCPATYEEETFEALRAWRLAESKEKDVPAFVVFTDATLVAIAEARPQTLDELGDLAGVGSAKLERYGEAVLEIISDTA; encoded by the coding sequence ATGGTACGGCGGGCCGCTGGACGAGCAACCGTCGGGGGCGCGTCCCTAGTGTCCGGACAACTGCTCGAGGACAGCATCCTCGAGGGACTCGACGACGAACAGCGGACCGTGGCCAGTACCCTGTCCGGGCCGTTGTGCGTCCTCGCGGGAGCGGGCACGGGAAAGACCCGCGCCATCACCCATCGCATCGCGTACGGCGTGCACACGGGGGTCTACAAACCGCAGCAGGTCCTCGCCGTGACCTTCACCGCGCGCGCCGCCGCGGAGATGCGCACGCGGCTCCGGGACCTCGGGGCCGGTGGAGTCCAGGCACGGACCTTCCACGCGGCGGCGCTCCGGCAGCTGCAGTACTTCTGGCCGCAGGCCGTCGGCGGACCCCTGCCAGCCCTCGTGGACCACAAGGCCCAGCTGATCGCGGAGTCGGCCCGCCGCCTGCGCCTGTCCACCGATCGCGCGGCGATCCGCGACGTCGCCGCGGAGATCGAGTGGGCCAAGGTCTCCATGCTCACGCCCGACGCCTATACGGCGGCGGCTGCGGGCCGGGCGGAACCGGCGGGCATGGACCTCATCACGGTGTCCCGGATCTTCTCGGCCTACGAGGATCTGAAGATCGACCGCAACCTCATCGACTTCGAGGACGTCCTGCTGACGACGGTCGCCATCCTCGAGGAGGACGAGAAGGTGGCGGCGACGGTGCGGGCACAGTACCGCCAGTTCGTCGTCGACGAATACCAGGACGTCTCGCCGCTCCAGCAGCGCCTGCTCGACCTGTGGCTCGGCGAGCGGCGCGATCTGTGCGTCGTGGGCGACGCCAGCCAGACCATCTACTCGTTCACCGGGGCCACCTCACGCCACCTCCTCGACTTCACCAAGCGCTACGAGGGCGCGCAGGTGGTCAGGCTGGTGCGCGACTACCGTTCCACGCCCCAGGTGGTGCGTGCCGCCAACACGCTGCTCGCCGCGCGGGGCACGGAGGTGGACCGGCGCCCGGGCGAGACGACCTGGTCGGCCCCGCTCGAACTGGTCGCGCAGCGCCCCGCCGGCCCGGAGCCGGTGTACACGGAGTGCACCGACGACGACGCCGAGGCGGCGGAGTGCGCCCGACGCATCGGCGTCCTGCTGGGCGAGGGCGTCAAGGCGAGCGAGATCGCCATCCTCTACCGCACGAACGGGCAGTCCGAGGCCTACGAGCAGGCACTCGCGAGCGCCGGCATCGGCTACCAGTTGCGCGGCGGTGAGCGGTTCTTCCAGCGACGCGAGGTCCGCGACGGGCTGCTGCAGCTCCGGGCCGCCGCGCGCACCCAGGGCGACGACGACGTCCCGCAGCAGGTGCGCGATGTCCTCGCGTCCCTCGGGTACACCTCCGTCGCCCCGCAGAACTCCGGCGCCGTCCGCGAGAAGTGGGAATCGCTGGCCGCCCTCGTGGGCCTCGCCGACGAGCTCAGCAGGGTCCGCGGCGAGGCGTTCACGCTGCAGACGTTCGTCGCCGAGCTCGAGGAACGGGCCGCGGCGCAGCACGCCCCGACCGTCCAGGGCGTCACCCTCGCCTCCCTCCACTCGGCGAAGGGCCTCGAATGGGACGCCGTCTTCCTGGTGGGGTTGAGCGAGGGGCTCATGCCCATCTCGTTCGCGGACACCCAGGAGGGGGTCGACGAGGAGCGGCGGCTGCTGTACGTGGGCATCACGCGCGCCCGGATCCACCTGTCGATGTCCTGGTCCACCTCGCGGTCCCCGGGCGGGCGCGCCACGAGGAAGCCCTCGCGCTTCCTGGACGCGCTGCGGCCCGCGACCGCCGGCCAGGCGTCGTTCCGTCAGCCACGGGCGAAGGCCGGCCGCAAGTCCTCCGCGCCGGCGGTCTGCCGGGTGTGCAAGCGGCCCCTCCTCACCGGCGCCGAGCGCAAGATCGGTCGTTGCAGCGACTGCCCGGCCACCTATGAGGAGGAGACGTTCGAGGCCCTGCGGGCCTGGCGGCTCGCGGAGTCGAAGGAGAAGGACGTCCCCGCCTTCGTGGTGTTCACGGATGCCACGCTCGTCGCGATCGCCGAGGCGCGCCCTCAGACCCTGGACGAACTCGGGGACCTCGCGGGCGTGGGCTCCGCCAAGCTCGAGCGGTACGGCGAGGCGGTCCTGGAGATCATCAGTGACACCGCCTGA
- the nudC gene encoding NAD(+) diphosphatase, with protein MTDPLRTLVLPPLGSLPLSRAATDRDGDARTAEHFLEDLWASADTRVLPLARGKAPVVDSALRLLAPADVARPDVVVYLGRVDEGSADAGRRIVLAVLEEEDAAVAPLEQWFGLREIAASLDARDTGLFVAGAAIANWHATHTHCPRCGAATALSHAGWVRRCPRDKSEHYPRTDPAIIVSVIDEDDRILLGSAVAWPEGRYSTLAGFVEPGESLEAAVVREVGEESGIEVLSPEYLGSQPWPFPASLMLGFTARAAHTNAVPDGEEMRSLRWFTREELFAEVRDEKIVVAGGVSIARAMIERWYGGPLDEQPSGARP; from the coding sequence ATGACCGATCCCCTCCGGACCCTCGTGCTCCCTCCCCTCGGATCGCTGCCATTGTCGCGTGCCGCCACGGACCGGGACGGCGACGCCCGGACCGCCGAACACTTCCTCGAGGACCTGTGGGCGTCCGCGGACACGCGGGTCCTGCCCCTCGCCCGGGGGAAGGCACCGGTCGTCGACAGCGCGCTCCGTCTCCTGGCTCCCGCGGACGTGGCCCGCCCGGACGTGGTCGTCTACCTCGGCCGCGTCGACGAGGGATCCGCCGACGCCGGGCGCCGCATCGTCCTCGCCGTCCTCGAGGAGGAGGACGCCGCCGTCGCGCCCCTCGAGCAGTGGTTCGGCCTGCGCGAGATCGCGGCGTCGCTCGACGCGCGCGACACCGGACTCTTCGTGGCGGGGGCCGCGATCGCCAACTGGCACGCGACCCACACCCACTGCCCCCGCTGCGGCGCCGCCACGGCGCTGAGCCACGCCGGGTGGGTGCGCCGGTGCCCGAGGGACAAGTCCGAGCACTACCCACGCACCGACCCCGCCATCATCGTCTCCGTCATCGACGAGGACGACCGCATCCTGCTCGGCTCCGCCGTCGCCTGGCCCGAGGGTCGCTACTCGACGCTGGCCGGCTTCGTCGAACCCGGCGAGTCCCTCGAGGCCGCCGTCGTCCGCGAGGTCGGCGAGGAATCCGGGATCGAGGTCCTGTCACCGGAGTACCTTGGCTCCCAGCCCTGGCCGTTCCCCGCGTCCCTGATGCTCGGTTTCACCGCGCGGGCCGCGCACACGAACGCCGTACCCGACGGCGAGGAGATGCGGTCGCTGCGGTGGTTCACGCGTGAGGAGCTCTTCGCCGAGGTGCGCGACGAGAAGATCGTCGTGGCGGGCGGTGTCTCCATCGCGCGGGCCATGATCGAGCGATGGTACGGCGGGCCGCTGGACGAGCAACCGTCGGGGGCGCGTCCCTAG
- a CDS encoding phosphotransferase: MELAAIASAAVPGLAPTGVAGAPDDAADFDSALLVDDAGKQWRVRSPRHAEASMRLETELQALRAFTPAIKAELPFLIPHMAGSVRQGELSTFVYSHLAGTTRPLDALTAGGLAMAQELGRVIAAIHALPPEMVQRADLPGYEADEYRQRKLNELDQAATTGKIPSILLRRWEHALEDVALWRFSPAVVHGDLHEDHLLIAAGRVSAVTGWTDLCVGDPAEDFAWLAAAEDTSFVDAVYTAYAAARGTAVDPHLSRRAALAAEFALAQWLVRGIALEDAVMIDEAEDMLATLEADVEAIEREQHEAAERARHEHEQRLEWGDDLGTDVHAAGGSVADHAAPGPTSGVGAGAADGADGEDANSAGADGAGARERAAHDPASDDPDGAGGGRAAADHDRPSGHTGAPAVDGAPAPERTGSHLFDPKAAANRAHLRAAPTDDDDRHRDHGAPSGSSLAHARLTAGRQRPVTTSSKVTLLTGPEPGAGSPDDVATSALPIVQSRR, from the coding sequence ATGGAACTTGCAGCCATCGCCAGCGCCGCAGTACCTGGCCTCGCTCCGACCGGCGTCGCCGGCGCCCCCGACGACGCCGCGGACTTCGACTCCGCCCTGCTGGTCGACGACGCGGGGAAGCAGTGGCGGGTCCGCTCGCCCCGGCATGCAGAGGCGAGCATGCGTCTCGAGACCGAGCTGCAGGCCCTGCGCGCCTTCACGCCTGCCATCAAGGCGGAGCTGCCGTTCCTCATCCCGCACATGGCCGGCAGCGTCCGCCAGGGGGAGCTCAGCACGTTCGTATACTCGCACCTGGCCGGCACCACCCGCCCGCTCGACGCGCTCACCGCCGGTGGGCTCGCGATGGCGCAGGAGCTCGGCCGTGTGATCGCCGCGATCCACGCGCTGCCGCCGGAGATGGTGCAGCGCGCCGACCTGCCCGGGTACGAGGCCGACGAGTACCGCCAGCGCAAGCTGAACGAACTGGACCAGGCCGCGACCACCGGGAAGATCCCCTCCATCCTGCTGCGCCGCTGGGAGCATGCGCTCGAGGATGTCGCCCTCTGGCGGTTCAGTCCCGCCGTGGTCCACGGCGACCTCCACGAGGACCACCTCCTCATCGCCGCGGGTCGCGTCTCGGCCGTCACCGGTTGGACCGACCTGTGCGTCGGAGACCCCGCCGAGGACTTCGCCTGGCTCGCCGCGGCGGAGGACACCTCGTTCGTCGACGCCGTCTACACGGCCTACGCGGCCGCCAGGGGCACCGCCGTCGACCCCCACCTGTCCCGACGCGCGGCGCTTGCTGCGGAGTTCGCCCTGGCACAGTGGCTGGTCCGTGGGATCGCCCTCGAGGACGCCGTCATGATCGACGAGGCGGAGGACATGCTCGCCACGCTCGAGGCCGACGTCGAGGCGATCGAACGCGAACAGCACGAAGCAGCGGAACGGGCCCGGCACGAGCACGAGCAGCGCCTCGAATGGGGCGACGACCTGGGCACGGACGTGCATGCTGCCGGAGGGTCCGTCGCCGACCACGCGGCGCCCGGCCCGACCAGCGGCGTCGGTGCCGGTGCCGCCGATGGTGCGGATGGTGAAGATGCCAACAGTGCGGGTGCCGACGGTGCCGGTGCCCGGGAGCGTGCCGCGCACGATCCGGCATCCGACGATCCGGACGGCGCAGGCGGAGGTCGCGCCGCCGCCGACCACGACCGGCCGTCGGGACACACCGGGGCTCCTGCGGTGGACGGCGCTCCGGCCCCGGAGCGGACCGGCAGCCACCTCTTCGACCCGAAGGCTGCGGCGAACCGGGCGCATCTGCGCGCGGCGCCGACCGACGACGACGACCGTCACCGCGACCATGGGGCCCCTTCGGGATCCTCGCTGGCGCACGCCCGCCTCACGGCGGGGCGCCAGCGGCCTGTCACGACCTCGTCGAAGGTCACGCTGCTGACGGGCCCCGAACCGGGTGCAGGGTCCCCGGACGACGTCGCCACCTCCGCCCTGCCGATCGTCCAGTCCCGCCGCTGA
- a CDS encoding ATP-dependent helicase: protein MAAARPAVRYSARGLAELLHTDPDAPVQYPTDDQARVIEAPLEPLLVIAGAGSGKTKTMADRVVWLVANDLVRPEQVLGVTFTRKAAGELASRVRQRLAQLYAALAQDAPAPSSSPAAGDALDRLDPAISTYHSFANGIVQDYGLRIGVERDSVMLGTAQSWQLAHAVVEAYDGDWEHFTAAKSTLVKAVLDMAGECAEHLVSPATVRDELRRHIEHVAARPYVAGSSRAATQKVQEMLDKLRTRVTVTELAEHYAAAKLARRQLDFGDLVSLAARIARDIPEAGAMEREKYRVVLLDEFQDTSHAQMVLFSRLFADGRSVTAVGDPHQSIYGFRGASAGQLGTFRTAFPRVSTEGRAPSEVAHLSVAWRNSTSILEAANTVSAPLNVPAPWLRNTTVQQVPGLVARPGAPVGEVLLGRFLTDAPAVGSDAPDASAGAAGQPPVDPQPALSEAEAVAREVLRQRRRSFETDDDGSPLRPTMAVLCRGRKQFEPIRRELERAGIPVQVVGLGGLLRTPEIVDLLATLRVLGDPDRSDSMLRLLSGARWRLGPADLTALGDWSRQLARTREAMFRRGGPSAGEPAGEPNGELDREQGRDAVVAPDLAEAGSLVEAVDYLPPLDWVSSAGRTLSGTARQRLGLLRHELRGLRSFVGDDLGSMIGEVERTILLDIEVAAKPGVSIHEARRNLDAFTEAVAGFVSTAERVDLPAFLAWLEAADQEEDGLPVTQLEASRDAVQLLTVHASKGLEWDVVFVPGLNDGSFPSGKDSRWSSGDSAIPWPLRGDAPELPHWDWEQQDQKEWLASEKEFTDEARAHAEREERRLAYVAFTRAKYALVCTSSAWGGGRSKPSAPSSYLTDLVALAGSGTAGVVLPHWLPEGEEGDANPANASPERARWPFDPLGARRAPMERAAQAVLEQAAAPAPETEPDGGRWGREVRLALARQARERERMPLALPSHISASTLVELREDAAAVMQQLRRPLPRRPGSAARKGTAFHAWIEEFYGAGGMLDLGEYPGGADAYVDETLGLADMAAIFEQSEWALREPAAIEAPIETKIGGIVVRGRVDAVFRDADGGWDLIDWKTGRPPSPDRRAAKAVQLAVYRLAWSRLKEVPLETVRAAFFYVADNLVVRPHDLADAGELEKIIRAAGAAGS from the coding sequence GTGGCCGCTGCACGACCGGCAGTACGGTATTCGGCCAGGGGACTGGCGGAGCTGCTGCACACGGACCCGGACGCCCCCGTCCAGTACCCCACCGACGACCAGGCACGCGTCATCGAGGCCCCCCTGGAGCCGCTGCTGGTCATCGCCGGCGCGGGCTCGGGCAAGACCAAGACCATGGCGGACAGGGTCGTCTGGCTCGTGGCCAACGACCTCGTGCGCCCCGAGCAGGTCCTGGGCGTCACCTTCACCCGCAAGGCCGCCGGGGAGCTGGCGTCGAGAGTCAGGCAGCGGCTGGCCCAGCTCTACGCCGCGCTCGCCCAGGATGCCCCCGCACCGTCATCCTCACCCGCGGCCGGGGACGCGCTGGACCGGCTCGACCCCGCCATCTCCACCTACCACTCCTTCGCGAACGGGATCGTCCAGGACTACGGGCTGCGGATCGGTGTGGAACGTGATTCGGTGATGCTCGGTACCGCCCAGTCGTGGCAGCTCGCCCACGCCGTCGTCGAAGCCTACGACGGCGACTGGGAGCACTTCACGGCCGCGAAGAGCACGCTCGTGAAGGCGGTGCTCGACATGGCGGGGGAGTGCGCCGAGCACCTGGTCAGCCCGGCGACGGTCCGTGACGAGCTGCGCCGCCACATCGAGCACGTGGCAGCGCGGCCCTACGTCGCAGGCTCGAGCCGGGCCGCGACGCAGAAGGTCCAGGAGATGCTGGACAAGCTGCGCACCCGCGTCACCGTCACCGAGCTGGCCGAGCACTACGCCGCCGCGAAGCTCGCGCGCAGGCAGCTCGACTTCGGCGACCTCGTCTCGCTCGCGGCGAGGATCGCCCGTGACATCCCCGAGGCCGGGGCCATGGAACGCGAGAAGTACCGGGTGGTGCTGCTCGACGAGTTCCAGGACACCTCCCACGCCCAGATGGTCCTGTTCTCGCGGCTGTTCGCCGACGGGCGGTCCGTCACCGCCGTCGGTGACCCCCACCAGTCCATCTACGGGTTCCGGGGAGCGTCCGCGGGGCAGCTCGGCACCTTCCGCACCGCGTTCCCGAGGGTGTCCACCGAGGGCCGGGCGCCCTCGGAGGTGGCGCACCTGTCGGTCGCCTGGCGGAACTCGACCTCCATCCTCGAGGCCGCGAACACGGTGTCGGCGCCGCTCAACGTGCCGGCGCCGTGGCTGCGCAACACCACGGTCCAGCAGGTCCCCGGCCTCGTGGCGCGGCCCGGCGCGCCGGTCGGGGAGGTCCTGCTGGGGCGGTTCCTCACGGATGCGCCCGCGGTCGGGTCCGACGCCCCGGACGCCTCTGCGGGAGCCGCCGGGCAGCCGCCGGTCGATCCGCAGCCGGCACTCAGCGAGGCCGAGGCCGTTGCCCGTGAGGTCCTGCGCCAGCGTCGGCGCAGCTTCGAGACCGACGACGACGGATCGCCGCTCCGGCCCACCATGGCTGTGCTGTGCCGCGGCCGCAAGCAGTTCGAGCCGATCCGGCGCGAACTGGAGCGCGCCGGCATCCCGGTGCAGGTCGTGGGTCTCGGCGGCCTGCTGCGCACCCCCGAGATCGTCGACCTGCTCGCCACCCTGAGGGTCCTCGGCGACCCGGACCGTTCCGATTCGATGCTGCGCCTGCTGTCCGGTGCACGGTGGCGGCTCGGCCCTGCGGACCTGACGGCCCTCGGGGACTGGTCCCGGCAGCTCGCCCGGACGCGTGAGGCCATGTTCCGCCGGGGCGGTCCATCCGCCGGCGAGCCCGCCGGAGAGCCCAACGGCGAGCTCGACCGCGAGCAGGGCAGGGACGCCGTCGTGGCCCCCGACCTGGCCGAGGCGGGCAGCCTGGTCGAGGCCGTCGACTACCTCCCGCCCCTGGACTGGGTGTCGTCGGCCGGCAGGACCCTGAGCGGTACCGCCCGGCAGCGGCTCGGGCTGCTGCGCCACGAACTGCGCGGGCTGCGGAGCTTCGTGGGCGACGATCTCGGCAGCATGATCGGCGAGGTCGAGCGCACCATCCTGCTGGACATCGAGGTGGCCGCCAAACCGGGCGTGAGCATCCACGAGGCCCGCCGGAACCTCGATGCCTTCACCGAGGCCGTCGCCGGCTTCGTGTCCACCGCGGAGCGCGTGGACCTCCCTGCGTTCCTCGCCTGGCTCGAGGCCGCGGACCAGGAGGAGGACGGACTGCCGGTGACGCAGCTCGAAGCGAGCCGGGATGCGGTCCAGCTCCTCACCGTGCACGCCTCGAAGGGGCTGGAATGGGACGTCGTCTTCGTGCCCGGCCTCAACGACGGCTCGTTCCCGAGCGGCAAGGACTCGCGCTGGAGCAGCGGCGACTCCGCCATCCCGTGGCCCCTGCGCGGCGACGCGCCCGAACTGCCGCACTGGGACTGGGAGCAGCAGGACCAGAAGGAGTGGCTCGCCAGCGAGAAGGAGTTCACCGACGAGGCGCGCGCGCACGCCGAACGCGAGGAACGGCGGCTCGCGTACGTGGCCTTCACCCGCGCGAAGTACGCGCTGGTGTGCACGTCCTCGGCGTGGGGCGGCGGGCGGTCGAAGCCGTCGGCGCCGTCGTCCTATCTGACCGACCTCGTGGCGCTCGCCGGCTCCGGGACGGCCGGCGTCGTCCTGCCGCACTGGCTGCCGGAGGGGGAGGAGGGCGATGCGAACCCGGCGAACGCGAGCCCGGAGCGGGCGCGCTGGCCGTTCGATCCCCTCGGCGCCCGACGGGCGCCCATGGAACGCGCGGCCCAGGCCGTCCTCGAGCAGGCCGCCGCACCCGCCCCCGAGACCGAACCGGACGGCGGGCGCTGGGGGCGGGAGGTCCGGCTCGCCCTCGCCCGGCAGGCCCGGGAACGGGAACGCATGCCCCTCGCCCTGCCATCGCACATCTCCGCCTCGACCCTGGTGGAACTGCGCGAGGACGCCGCCGCGGTCATGCAGCAGCTGCGGCGGCCGCTTCCACGGCGGCCGGGGTCGGCCGCCCGCAAGGGCACCGCGTTCCATGCCTGGATCGAGGAGTTCTACGGGGCCGGCGGGATGCTCGATCTCGGCGAGTACCCCGGCGGGGCCGACGCCTACGTCGACGAGACCCTCGGGCTGGCGGACATGGCGGCGATCTTCGAACAGTCCGAATGGGCCCTGCGGGAACCCGCGGCGATCGAGGCGCCCATCGAGACGAAGATCGGCGGCATCGTGGTGCGTGGCCGGGTCGACGCGGTGTTCCGCGACGCCGACGGCGGCTGGGACCTGATCGACTGGAAGACGGGGCGGCCTCCGTCGCCGGACCGGCGCGCCGCCAAGGCGGTCCAGCTCGCCGTCTACCGGCTCGCGTGGTCGCGGCTGAAGGAGGTGCCCCTGGAGACGGTGCGCGCGGCGTTCTTCTACGTCGCCGACAACCTGGTGGTGCGGCCCCACGATCTCGCCGACGCGGGAGAACTCGAGAAGATCATCCGGGCGGCCGGCGCGGCCGGTTCCTGA